A genomic stretch from Rhodothermales bacterium includes:
- a CDS encoding kelch repeat-containing protein, protein MPQRAIRPTFILLMTLVVLFLPLRTRNGAFAQDAAGVWTNLNTTNTPIARHENAFAAVNGKLYLIGGRGVKKVQIFDTQTSTWSDGAPPPFQMHHFQAIVIGDLIYVIGAYTGACCDAEFGVDHVYYYNTANNTWNQSHAVPVDRQRGSAGAVLYNDKIYLVGGIQGGHGAPATGYTWFDEYDPVTGQWKVLPDAPRKRDHFHAVVFNNKLYLIGGRDTSNPAYTSANIGEIDIYNFTTGTWSTLSASHNLPTLRGGTTSVMYHGEILVMGGESSKQTLAFSTTEAFDPIAQTWRTLAPLNVGRHGTQAALLNDAVYIAAGSAQQGGAPELDSIERYDNGSTNVSAADVVLNPGWNMVGLPLSPSDTDYEAVFNDISISQDMAPITWSDAGDYAEEANLAIGAGYWVHLDETSGPSQVQTITGEPINALQIALKAGWNMIAGPSCTDVVLRGISTDPIAAIPTSALYTWADAYVPAYSTSFPRGRVSQGIGYWVFANENAVLTLDCGTAKQLPDEAPAAAGSLDAFHRLLVTDDTGKRQILHFGGALTVEDAAASYRLPPRANGRSFDVRLGDDTRLTENTAALVRLQSTALPFTLSFEAAAGRPAARYRVEELVAGQLVATHSLAEGERLTLDDPYVQSIRIALEPPADVLPDAPLRVAGNYPNPFSDHTAIRFDLATDARVRLAVYDALGRQRYAVERSEIAGFGYEEPIASAGWPAGLYVYRIEAETATGVSVKTGRFLLVR, encoded by the coding sequence ATGCCGCAACGAGCTATCCGCCCGACGTTCATCCTCCTGATGACGCTGGTAGTGCTATTTCTACCGCTGCGAACGCGAAACGGGGCCTTTGCTCAGGATGCCGCCGGCGTCTGGACCAACCTCAACACCACGAACACGCCCATCGCGCGGCATGAAAACGCCTTCGCCGCCGTCAACGGCAAGCTGTACCTCATCGGCGGCCGCGGCGTGAAGAAGGTGCAGATCTTCGACACCCAGACCTCCACCTGGTCGGACGGCGCCCCGCCGCCGTTCCAGATGCACCACTTCCAGGCCATCGTCATCGGCGACCTGATCTACGTGATCGGGGCCTATACCGGGGCCTGCTGCGACGCCGAATTCGGCGTCGACCACGTCTACTATTACAACACGGCGAATAACACCTGGAATCAGAGCCATGCCGTGCCGGTGGATCGCCAGCGGGGCTCGGCCGGCGCCGTGCTCTACAACGACAAGATCTACCTCGTCGGAGGCATCCAGGGCGGCCACGGGGCGCCGGCGACGGGGTATACCTGGTTCGACGAATACGACCCGGTGACCGGCCAGTGGAAGGTGCTCCCCGACGCCCCGCGCAAACGCGATCACTTCCACGCCGTCGTCTTCAACAACAAACTCTACCTCATCGGCGGACGCGACACGAGCAACCCGGCCTATACCTCCGCCAACATCGGCGAGATCGACATCTACAACTTCACGACCGGCACCTGGTCCACCCTCTCCGCATCCCACAACCTCCCGACGCTGCGCGGCGGCACGACGTCGGTGATGTACCACGGTGAAATCCTCGTCATGGGCGGGGAATCGTCCAAACAGACCCTCGCCTTCAGCACCACGGAAGCCTTCGACCCCATTGCCCAGACCTGGCGCACCCTCGCGCCGCTCAACGTGGGCCGGCATGGCACGCAGGCCGCCCTCCTCAACGATGCCGTCTACATCGCCGCCGGCTCGGCGCAGCAAGGCGGCGCGCCCGAACTCGACTCCATCGAGCGGTACGACAACGGCTCGACCAACGTATCCGCCGCCGACGTGGTGCTCAACCCGGGCTGGAACATGGTCGGCCTGCCGCTCTCGCCGTCGGACACCGACTACGAGGCGGTGTTTAACGACATCTCCATCTCGCAGGACATGGCGCCCATCACCTGGAGCGACGCCGGCGACTACGCGGAGGAAGCCAACCTGGCCATCGGAGCCGGCTACTGGGTGCATCTGGATGAGACCTCGGGCCCATCGCAGGTCCAGACGATCACCGGCGAGCCGATCAACGCGCTGCAGATCGCCCTTAAGGCCGGCTGGAACATGATCGCCGGCCCCTCCTGCACCGACGTCGTCTTGCGCGGCATCAGCACCGACCCGATCGCCGCCATCCCGACCAGCGCGCTGTACACATGGGCCGATGCGTATGTGCCAGCCTACTCGACCAGCTTTCCCCGGGGACGCGTCAGCCAGGGCATCGGGTACTGGGTGTTTGCCAACGAAAACGCGGTGCTCACCCTGGACTGCGGCACGGCCAAACAGCTGCCGGACGAAGCGCCCGCGGCGGCCGGCTCGCTCGACGCCTTTCATCGCCTCCTCGTCACGGACGACACCGGCAAACGGCAAATCCTGCATTTCGGCGGGGCCCTGACCGTTGAGGATGCCGCGGCTTCCTACCGGCTCCCGCCGCGCGCAAACGGCCGGTCGTTCGACGTCCGCCTGGGCGACGATACGCGCCTGACCGAAAACACGGCGGCGCTCGTCCGCCTCCAGTCGACCGCGCTGCCCTTCACCCTGTCGTTCGAAGCGGCCGCCGGCCGGCCCGCCGCCCGGTACCGGGTCGAGGAGCTGGTGGCCGGGCAGCTCGTCGCCACGCACTCGCTGGCGGAGGGCGAACGGCTGACCCTGGACGATCCGTACGTGCAGTCGATCCGCATCGCGCTGGAGCCGCCTGCCGACGTATTGCCCGATGCACCCCTGCGCGTCGCCGGCAATTATCCCAACCCGTTCAGCGATCACACCGCCATCCGCTTCGATCTCGCCACCGATGCGCGGGTACGCCTCGCCGTCTATGACGCCCTCGGACGCCAGCGCTATGCCGTGGAACGCAGCGAAATCGCCGGCTTCGGGTACGAGGAGCCGATCGCAAGCGCCGGATGGCCCGCCGGCCTCTACGTGTATCGCATCGAAGCCGAGACCGCTACGGGCGTGTCGGTAAAGACGGGCCGCTTTCTGCTGGTGAGATGA
- a CDS encoding purine-nucleoside phosphorylase, translating into MERYRANVEEAARAIRESSGIEPRVAIILGTGLGGLVSDIDIERTIAYTDLPHFPLSTVETHAGKLHLGRLEGVQVMVFQGRFHLYEGYSPQDVTFPVRVAGALGVEALLISNAAGGMNPNMRRGDLMLVTDHINLQGVNPLCGPNADGWGPRFPDMSEPYDVALRETAEQAALDAGIKLHQGVYVAVTGPNLETRAEYRFLRNIGADVVGMSTVPEVIVARHMGIRVMAISVITDECFPDALQPISIPEILAAAATAEPSLTALVRQVLVRL; encoded by the coding sequence ATGGAGCGCTATCGCGCGAACGTAGAAGAAGCCGCTCGCGCGATCCGCGAATCCTCGGGTATCGAGCCGCGCGTCGCCATCATTCTGGGCACGGGGCTCGGCGGGCTGGTCTCCGACATCGACATCGAACGGACGATCGCGTACACCGACCTCCCGCATTTCCCCCTGTCTACCGTAGAGACCCACGCCGGAAAATTGCACCTGGGGCGTCTGGAAGGCGTCCAGGTGATGGTGTTCCAGGGGCGATTTCATCTCTACGAAGGGTATTCGCCGCAGGACGTCACCTTCCCGGTGCGCGTCGCCGGCGCGCTCGGCGTCGAGGCGCTGCTGATATCCAACGCGGCCGGCGGGATGAACCCGAACATGCGCCGCGGCGACCTGATGCTGGTCACGGACCACATCAACCTCCAGGGCGTCAACCCGCTCTGCGGGCCCAATGCCGACGGGTGGGGCCCCCGTTTTCCGGACATGAGCGAGCCGTACGATGTCGCGCTGCGCGAGACGGCTGAGCAGGCGGCGCTGGACGCCGGCATCAAACTGCATCAGGGCGTCTATGTCGCCGTCACCGGCCCCAACCTCGAGACGCGCGCCGAATACCGGTTTCTCCGAAACATCGGCGCCGACGTCGTCGGCATGAGCACCGTTCCGGAGGTGATCGTGGCGCGCCACATGGGGATCCGCGTCATGGCCATCTCGGTTATTACCGACGAGTGCTTCCCCGACGCCCTCCAGCCCATTTCAATCCCCGAGATCCTGGCCGCCGCCGCCACGGCGGAGCCGTCCCTCACGGCGCTGGTCAGGCAAGTACTCGTCCGTCTCTGA
- a CDS encoding DivIVA domain-containing protein, with protein MKLTPLDIKKQEFTRTFRGIDPQEVQGFLDMVADQWGGLLDENRRLEQNIRDMEAKLIHYRKIEEALQEALETARDNSHKTIENAQREAQIILKEARAEAEEIRGKAFSDHKRLKTDVTKIAGRRDEIMARLRAFLMSELEILARFEGQDPIGFIRLSAPEKRKLERPNVALDEYDDPGDLHDEDESSFPLGDGRAHQAPPAAPPQPARPAPAPVSVAPPPPPPPPSMAPQPAKDEDEVPGELGGLSSDELDFIKATVTTAAHNVEAEAFFKPAEPLEEEPWMSGQDDPFQEQDDEEEVLRLEPKDFRTAPSPFDEQPATPAREGGNWVRNPIISHAPPGDEHGDSIPDTFEKPLFGGSDDHDDLTATPEEIEKIRRILNDLD; from the coding sequence ATGAAATTGACCCCGCTCGATATCAAGAAACAGGAGTTCACCCGGACGTTCCGCGGGATCGATCCGCAGGAGGTGCAGGGTTTTCTCGATATGGTGGCCGATCAGTGGGGCGGGCTGCTCGACGAGAATCGCCGGCTTGAGCAGAATATCCGGGACATGGAGGCCAAGCTGATCCACTACCGGAAGATCGAGGAGGCGCTCCAGGAAGCGCTCGAGACCGCGCGCGACAATTCGCACAAGACCATCGAGAACGCGCAGCGCGAAGCGCAGATCATCCTGAAAGAGGCCCGCGCCGAGGCCGAGGAAATCCGGGGCAAGGCGTTCAGCGACCACAAGCGGCTCAAGACCGACGTCACGAAAATTGCCGGCCGGCGGGACGAGATCATGGCCCGATTGAGGGCCTTCTTGATGTCCGAGCTGGAAATTCTTGCCCGGTTCGAGGGGCAGGATCCGATCGGCTTCATCCGCCTGTCCGCCCCCGAGAAGCGCAAGCTGGAGCGTCCGAACGTCGCGCTCGACGAGTACGACGACCCGGGCGACCTGCACGACGAGGACGAATCGTCTTTTCCGCTTGGTGATGGGCGCGCGCACCAGGCCCCTCCCGCCGCGCCGCCTCAGCCGGCACGCCCGGCTCCTGCGCCTGTTTCTGTAGCGCCTCCTCCACCGCCTCCGCCGCCCAGCATGGCGCCGCAACCGGCGAAAGACGAGGACGAAGTCCCCGGCGAGCTGGGCGGACTCAGCTCCGACGAACTCGACTTCATCAAGGCGACCGTCACCACGGCCGCGCACAACGTCGAGGCCGAAGCCTTCTTCAAGCCGGCGGAGCCGCTCGAAGAGGAGCCGTGGATGAGCGGGCAGGACGACCCGTTCCAGGAGCAAGACGACGAGGAAGAGGTGCTGCGGCTGGAGCCCAAAGATTTTCGAACCGCTCCGTCGCCCTTCGACGAGCAGCCGGCGACGCCGGCGCGCGAAGGCGGCAACTGGGTGCGCAACCCGATCATCTCGCACGCGCCTCCCGGCGACGAACACGGCGACTCGATCCCCGACACGTTCGAGAAACCCCTCTTCGGGGGCAGTGACGATCACGACGATCTGACCGCCACGCCCGAGGAGATCGAAAAAATCCGACGTATTCTGAACGACCTGGATTGA
- a CDS encoding YggS family pyridoxal phosphate-dependent enzyme — MVFSPPERVRGPLISRLEAIESRIVRACERAGRPRSAVTLVAVSKTYPASAIREAMAAGVRHFGENRVQELKQKVEEIPGGLAGGEAVWHMIGHIQRNKVRDVVACADAVHSVDSLRLAEELNDRALAAGRHIPCFVQVNVSGEASKFGLDPEALDPLLAGLAPLDGLQVQGFMTLASPAANPESVRPEFRMLREFYEQARTRYAHLAGMHALSMGMSGDFEVAIEEGATHVRIGSALFGSRS, encoded by the coding sequence ATGGTTTTCTCCCCGCCGGAACGTGTGCGTGGTCCGTTGATTTCCCGACTCGAAGCGATCGAAAGCCGCATCGTCCGGGCGTGCGAACGCGCCGGCCGGCCGCGGTCTGCGGTGACGCTCGTGGCGGTATCCAAAACCTATCCGGCCTCGGCGATACGGGAAGCGATGGCAGCCGGCGTGCGGCATTTCGGGGAGAACCGCGTCCAGGAGCTGAAGCAAAAAGTTGAGGAAATACCCGGGGGCCTGGCGGGCGGAGAGGCAGTATGGCACATGATTGGACACATACAGCGCAATAAGGTGCGAGACGTGGTCGCGTGCGCCGATGCGGTGCACAGTGTCGACAGCCTCCGTCTCGCTGAAGAGCTGAACGACAGGGCCCTGGCGGCGGGCCGGCATATCCCGTGTTTCGTGCAGGTAAACGTGTCCGGCGAGGCCTCGAAATTCGGGCTCGACCCGGAGGCGCTGGACCCGCTTCTGGCCGGGCTGGCGCCGCTGGATGGACTGCAGGTGCAGGGTTTCATGACGCTGGCGTCGCCGGCGGCGAATCCCGAATCCGTTCGCCCGGAGTTCCGTATGTTACGAGAGTTCTACGAACAGGCGCGAACGCGGTACGCGCATCTGGCCGGCATGCACGCCCTCTCCATGGGCATGAGCGGCGACTTCGAGGTCGCCATCGAGGAGGGCGCCACGCATGTCCGGATCGGCAGCGCACTTTTTGGGAGCAGATCCTGA
- a CDS encoding CPXCG motif-containing cysteine-rich protein has product MEEEVFFTCPSCWEEVSVLVDLSVEGQTYVEDCEVCCRPLQITYRVEEEAIATFEVELAY; this is encoded by the coding sequence ATGGAAGAAGAAGTGTTCTTCACGTGCCCCAGTTGCTGGGAGGAAGTCTCGGTGCTGGTCGACCTGTCGGTGGAGGGGCAAACGTACGTGGAGGACTGCGAAGTGTGCTGCCGGCCGCTCCAGATCACCTACCGGGTAGAGGAGGAGGCCATTGCGACCTTCGAGGTCGAGCTGGCCTACTGA
- a CDS encoding FtsX-like permease family protein has translation MVSWIFTMALRDSRGSRRRLLLFVSSMVLGVAALVAIRSFGDNLEQAVDNEALGLFGADMSLERGGPFSEATEALIDSLGGRQARRISFASMAFFPKAQAARLATVRAIDDGYPFYGAIETDPPAAAGQYQRAGGALLDGALLEQYGVGVGDTVEVGNVAYPILGEIIKTPRESAAFALFSPRVFVPLAGLDTLLLQRGSRAEYEVYFRFEDDADVEQTVEAIKPHLDEERVGVDTVAEVKDDWNEGLSNLYRFLGLVGLVALLLGGVGVASTVHVYIKQRIETVAVLRCLGARSTPTFLIFLVQAGVMGALAASIGCAIGVGIQYLVPTLLAEVLPVTVAVSLSWPAIALGFGVGLGVAVLFSLLPLLSVRDVSPLLTLRRSYEAEPSTGGVRMRWFLYAVIAIAVAGLSILQAPEWEVGLGYAAAIAVVFGLLAGVARLIIHFAPRLMPSGWTYPWRQGLSNLYRPNNQTLMLMLALGLGTFLILTLYLAQQTLMAQIQVAGGEGRPNTVLFDIQKEQLAGVGEIVRGQGLEIIEEVPIVTMRLSRLKGDDVDAIRRDSTRRGGSWALRREYRSSYRGQLSDAETLIEGDFVGRVGPEVSIVPISVERDLAQELNVTIGDTLVWDVQGLPITTYVSSLRTVDWQRFQTNFFVLFPEGVLEEAPQFYVTLTRTAGDAQSGALQSALFGRYPNVSSIDLTLVMNIFDTIYERIAFVLRFMALFSLFTGLIVLIAAVTVSRFQRIEESVLLKTLGASRRQLIRIMLIEYLFLGFFATATGMLLALAGSGALAVFVFDTPFVPALGPIVLVVLLITGLTLVIGLLNSRGIYARPPLEVLRAER, from the coding sequence ATGGTTTCCTGGATCTTTACGATGGCCTTGCGGGACAGCCGGGGCAGCCGGCGCCGGCTCCTGCTCTTTGTCTCGTCGATGGTGCTGGGTGTGGCGGCGCTCGTCGCGATTCGCTCGTTCGGGGATAACCTCGAGCAGGCGGTCGACAACGAGGCGCTCGGGCTCTTCGGGGCGGATATGAGCCTCGAACGCGGCGGCCCGTTCAGCGAGGCGACCGAAGCGCTGATCGATTCACTCGGCGGCCGGCAGGCGCGTCGCATCTCGTTCGCGTCGATGGCGTTTTTCCCGAAAGCCCAGGCGGCCCGTCTGGCGACCGTGCGCGCGATCGACGACGGCTATCCGTTTTACGGGGCCATCGAGACGGATCCGCCGGCGGCGGCCGGCCAGTACCAGCGGGCCGGCGGCGCCCTGCTGGACGGGGCCTTGCTCGAACAGTACGGCGTGGGCGTGGGGGATACGGTCGAGGTGGGCAACGTCGCCTATCCGATCCTGGGCGAAATCATCAAGACGCCCCGCGAGTCCGCCGCGTTCGCCCTCTTCAGCCCGCGCGTGTTCGTGCCGCTGGCCGGCCTCGATACGCTGCTGCTCCAGCGCGGCAGCCGGGCCGAATACGAGGTGTACTTCCGTTTCGAGGACGACGCGGATGTCGAGCAGACGGTCGAGGCCATCAAGCCGCATCTCGACGAGGAGCGGGTCGGGGTGGATACCGTGGCCGAGGTGAAGGATGACTGGAACGAGGGGCTCAGCAACCTTTACCGGTTCCTCGGCCTCGTGGGGCTCGTCGCCCTGCTGCTGGGCGGGGTCGGCGTGGCGAGCACGGTCCATGTGTACATCAAGCAGCGCATCGAGACGGTGGCCGTGTTGCGCTGCCTCGGGGCGCGGTCTACGCCGACGTTTCTGATCTTTCTGGTGCAGGCCGGCGTGATGGGGGCGCTCGCCGCCTCGATCGGGTGCGCGATCGGCGTGGGGATCCAGTACCTCGTGCCGACGCTGCTGGCGGAGGTGCTGCCGGTGACGGTGGCGGTGTCGCTGTCCTGGCCGGCGATCGCGCTGGGCTTTGGTGTGGGGCTCGGCGTGGCGGTGCTTTTTTCGCTGCTGCCCCTGCTGTCGGTGCGCGACGTGTCGCCGCTGCTGACGCTGCGGCGATCGTACGAGGCGGAGCCGTCGACCGGGGGCGTGCGGATGCGCTGGTTTTTGTATGCCGTTATTGCAATTGCCGTGGCAGGTCTGTCGATCCTGCAGGCGCCGGAGTGGGAGGTCGGCCTGGGCTATGCGGCCGCCATCGCCGTCGTGTTCGGCCTGCTGGCCGGCGTGGCCAGGCTCATCATCCACTTCGCGCCGCGCCTGATGCCTTCGGGCTGGACGTATCCGTGGCGCCAGGGGCTGTCGAACCTCTATCGGCCGAACAACCAGACGCTGATGCTCATGCTCGCGCTGGGGCTCGGGACGTTCCTGATCCTGACGCTCTACCTGGCGCAGCAGACTCTGATGGCCCAGATCCAGGTGGCCGGCGGGGAGGGGCGCCCCAATACGGTACTGTTCGACATTCAGAAAGAGCAGCTCGCCGGCGTGGGCGAGATCGTGCGGGGGCAGGGGCTCGAAATCATCGAGGAAGTGCCGATCGTGACGATGCGGCTGTCGCGCCTGAAGGGGGACGATGTCGACGCGATCCGGCGGGACTCGACGCGTCGCGGCGGATCGTGGGCGCTGCGCCGCGAGTACCGTTCCTCCTATCGCGGCCAGTTGAGCGACGCGGAGACGTTGATCGAAGGGGATTTCGTGGGCCGCGTCGGCCCCGAGGTGAGCATCGTGCCGATCTCGGTGGAGCGCGATCTCGCGCAGGAGTTGAACGTGACGATCGGCGATACGCTGGTGTGGGATGTCCAGGGGCTCCCGATCACCACGTATGTGTCGAGCCTGCGCACGGTCGACTGGCAACGGTTTCAGACCAACTTCTTTGTCCTCTTCCCCGAGGGCGTGCTGGAAGAGGCCCCGCAGTTTTACGTGACCCTGACGCGAACCGCCGGCGACGCGCAGTCCGGCGCACTGCAGTCGGCGCTGTTCGGTCGGTATCCGAACGTGTCGTCGATCGACCTCACGCTCGTCATGAACATCTTCGACACGATCTACGAACGGATCGCCTTTGTCTTGCGGTTCATGGCACTCTTCAGCCTGTTCACGGGCCTGATCGTGCTCATCGCCGCCGTGACGGTGAGTCGTTTTCAACGAATCGAGGAGAGCGTGCTGCTCAAGACGCTGGGGGCATCCCGCCGGCAACTGATCCGCATCATGCTGATCGAGTACCTGTTTCTCGGCTTTTTTGCGACGGCGACCGGCATGCTGCTCGCCCTCGCCGGCAGTGGGGCGCTGGCGGTATTCGTTTTCGACACTCCCTTTGTGCCGGCGCTCGGCCCGATCGTGCTCGTCGTCCTGCTTATTACGGGGCTTACGCTGGTCATCGGGCTGCTCAACAGCCGGGGGATCTATGCGCGGCCGCCGCTCGAGGTCCTTCGCGCCGAGCGATAA
- a CDS encoding ABC transporter ATP-binding protein: MEGTTVLSLTDISKTYQSGGRPLTVLKDISFTLHEGDTCAIVGPSGSGKTTLLGLCAGLDAPTSGAISLCGVEIGRLSEDERATVRNEQVGFIFQSFQLIPTLSALENVMVPAELRGDRSAAGRARELLEQVGLGDRMHHYPKQLSGGEQQRVGIARAFINQPRILFADEPTGNLDADTGAIIESLLFELNARAGTTLVLVTHDIDLAGRTERIIRLRGGAILSDTLTGEPQRA, encoded by the coding sequence ATGGAAGGGACTACCGTCCTCTCGTTGACCGATATTTCCAAGACGTATCAGAGCGGCGGACGGCCGTTGACAGTCCTCAAGGACATCTCCTTCACGCTGCACGAAGGCGATACGTGCGCCATCGTGGGGCCGTCCGGATCGGGAAAGACGACCTTGCTCGGGCTGTGCGCCGGCCTCGACGCGCCGACGTCGGGGGCGATCTCGCTGTGCGGGGTCGAGATCGGCCGGCTCAGCGAAGACGAGCGCGCCACCGTGCGCAACGAGCAGGTCGGATTCATCTTCCAGTCGTTTCAGCTCATCCCGACCCTCTCGGCGCTCGAAAACGTGATGGTGCCGGCCGAACTGCGCGGCGACCGCTCGGCCGCCGGCCGGGCCCGCGAGCTGCTCGAACAGGTCGGCCTCGGCGACCGGATGCATCACTACCCGAAACAGCTCTCCGGCGGCGAGCAGCAGCGCGTCGGCATCGCGAGGGCGTTCATCAACCAACCGCGCATCCTTTTCGCCGACGAGCCGACGGGCAATCTCGACGCCGATACCGGCGCCATCATCGAGTCGCTGCTGTTCGAACTGAATGCGCGCGCCGGCACCACGCTCGTGCTGGTGACGCACGACATCGACCTCGCCGGCCGCACGGAACGCATCATCCGCCTGCGCGGCGGCGCGATCCTCTCCGACACCCTGACCGGCGAGCCGCAGCGGGCGTAG
- a CDS encoding arylesterase — protein sequence MKKSHRRLLIALAFVLAACGGSEQGAPIDAQPVADAPTAPRIAKQTILVLGNSIAAGYGVEPEEAFPARLQEKIDSAGLPFSVVNAGVSGETTAGGLGRIDWILRQRVDVLILELGGNDGLRGTLPDATRSNLEAIIDRTRERYPDADVLLAGMQMPPNLGQQFTRQFLELFPQIAQERNVALVPFLLEGVGGIPSLNQSDGIHPTPEGHRIVAETVWQYLEPILRSRAASV from the coding sequence ATGAAAAAAAGTCACCGCCGTCTTTTGATCGCTCTCGCCTTCGTTTTGGCCGCCTGCGGGGGGTCCGAACAGGGGGCGCCGATCGATGCGCAACCCGTCGCGGACGCCCCGACCGCACCGCGCATCGCGAAGCAAACCATCCTCGTGCTGGGCAACAGCATCGCGGCCGGTTACGGCGTCGAACCCGAAGAAGCCTTCCCGGCCCGCCTCCAGGAGAAGATCGACTCGGCGGGGCTCCCCTTCTCCGTCGTCAACGCCGGCGTGTCGGGCGAAACCACCGCCGGCGGGCTGGGCCGTATCGACTGGATCCTCCGGCAGCGGGTCGACGTGCTGATCCTCGAACTCGGCGGCAACGACGGCCTGCGCGGCACCCTGCCGGACGCCACCCGGTCGAACCTCGAAGCCATCATCGACCGCACCCGCGAACGGTATCCCGATGCCGACGTCCTGCTCGCCGGCATGCAGATGCCTCCGAACCTCGGTCAGCAGTTTACCCGCCAGTTTCTGGAGCTTTTCCCGCAGATCGCACAGGAGCGGAATGTCGCCCTCGTCCCGTTTCTGCTGGAAGGCGTCGGCGGCATCCCGAGCCTCAACCAGTCCGATGGCATCCACCCCACGCCCGAGGGGCATCGTATCGTGGCCGAGACCGTGTGGCAGTATCTGGAGCCCATTTTGAGATCGCGGGCGGCGTCCGTCTAA